The genomic segment TCCCCCCCCTTCAAACACtccccgccctccgccgcccttcgCGCATAAAAGCCTAGCCCTTAGCATTCCTTAGCTAGTTTTTCGTCGAAGGCAAGACAAAGAAAGCACCAGCGACCGTACTAATTTCTTCTCTCCTCGTGGCTGTGGTCCTCGGCTGACGCCATTCCCGAGTTCCCGGTCCCCGGGAAATGTGTAAATGTGGCCATCCAGGACAACTTCGACCTTCGCATGGTAAAACTctgtttattcccccttttttcNNNNNNNNNNNNNNNNNNNNNNNNNNNNNNNNNNNNNNNNNNNNNNNNNNNNNNNNNNNNNNNNNNNNNNNNNNNNNNNNNNNNNNNNNNNNNNNNNNNNATTTAACGTCATTTGCTGATATTCATTTTACTCAGTGTATTTGTAAGCACGACCTACTAggcatcatctacgtaacgaagccaagtagaatgtctgccgattattttccttgtagttatccacctccagcgtctccatgaacaggcaggccatgactgcaTTCTGGGCGGAGCGCAtggcatgtatttatatgtgtgtatatgtatgtatatttatatatatatatatatatatatatatatatatatatatatatatatatatatatatatatatatatatgaatatatatattaatatatatatatcaatatatatattaatatatatatatcaatatatatattaatatatatattgatatatatatattaatatatatattgatatatatatattaatatatattgatatatatatatatatatatatatatatatatatatatatatatacatacatatacacacatataaatacatgccaTGCGCTCCGCCCAGAAtgcagtcatggcctgcctgttcatggagacgctggaggtgGATAACTACAAGGacataatcggcagacattctacttggcttcgttacgtagatgatgccTAGTAGGtcgtgcttacaacatacactgacgTAACATGAATATCCCAGAGGCGTTAGTTAGGAGTTAGTTAAGCGTTAGTTAGGAGATGGTTAGGCGTTAGTTAGGAGTTAGTTAAGCGTTATAGTTAGGTGTTAGTTAGGAGTTAGTTAAGCGTTAGTTAGGCATTAGAAGTTATGTAGGAGTTAGACATCAGTTGTGAGTTAGTTAGGCGCTAGTTGGCTAGTTATCAGTTAGTAGGATTTAGTTAGCTAGTTAGTAGGAGTTAGGCCTTGATTTTAGTTAGGCGTCAGTTAGTTTATTGAAGTAATAACCTTTACATTttctacgctttttttttttttttttttttttgagtaatagtagtagtagtagtagtatttgatgTAGCATTGGCGTATTGGAACTAATGTGACACTTGcttatatgataacaatgatgatgataattacgataatgataataatgatgatggtaataattacgatgataataataatagtgatgaggatattgataataataataaaaataatgataacgataataatgatgttaatgtcaTTAGTTCACACTTGcaaagtgaaagagatagagaaaaaaataaagattggcaacgattttttttatttctttatataaccCAGATCTATCATACCAAGATTTTATACTAAGATGGAATGAAATTATCAATACGCACGAATATGATATTTATGACCACATTTCTCAGTTTTAGAGAATAAGCATATGTggtatgagaagagagaagtgagaatggTGTACTGAAGACAAAATGGATATCTTCGCCCCATTCCTTTTGTTAAGGCTTGGCGTGTGCGTTGCTTTCATAGATTGTGATTGTATGTgctctattttattcattatctcctttctttccttttcttttgttgtgttaGGTTAATGAgatttcgaaaaaaataataataattagaaaatcatctttattgtaattactgtctTTATTTAAGCATGTTTACTGTAATTACTAAGTCGTTCTTCCAGTCACTTCATTAACACACGCTCGGCTCCGTTCTTTCAAAACAGGTCAGAGAGCTTGCTGAGTCTCGTAGGGGCATGAGGATCCCTGGACGGTCTTGGTGAAACGGGAGGTGTCGAGACCGATGTTCTTGAAGGCGGCTTCGCAGCGCTTCAGCTGCTTGTCCGACATGCTTGGGGCGCgggagaagatgaaggcgaaGTCTGCGAAGTAGCCTTGACTCACGTCCACGCAGGAGTGAATGCAAGCGAAGTTCTCGTAGTCCGTGTCCAGGATGACGAAAGGCGCCATGAAGGCTGTGAATAGAAGAATCAAGCGTCGTCAGCTCCGTCAACAAGCAGCTCAGTTGCTTTGAACAGAGAGCATCCATGCATAGCTACAAGTGCTCTTTGGAAATACTCACATCCCTCGTAGTCGATGGAGAGGTTGGGTTCTCCCAGAGGCATCGGCATGATCTGTCCGTTGCGCCGCATGAGGCTCCCTTCGGCGTTGATGCCGGTGGACTTGGCGGCGAATTTGGTGCCATCTGGAAAGACATTTTCTCATTCGTATACACGAAATGCATCCGTGCTATTAACATGTCAATCGATCAACAATTAAAGGTCTAAGTTCATGACACTTCCTTCTGGAAGTATTATGAACGCGGAGGTTTCTTACCGAAAGAAAATTCGTTGCGCACGCACTGCTGAAGCAGCTGGTATGGGTTCTTTGTGAGCGCGATTTCATACCACACTCCAGCAAACTGAAATATAAAGAACAAGAGTTCAGTGACCGACAATTATCAGTCAAAAAAATACAGATTCATCAAAGAACTCTCCACGCCCGTATGGTTCTCCCGCCAAGGCAACGTACCTTAGGATAGTTGGGCTTCTGCGAGTCGAAGAGGGCCTTCTTGTCCACCGCAGGACACTTTCCTGGGACGACGAAGTCGGGGATTTTATCGGCAGCGACCACTGCTACGAGAGCAAGAACTATCAGTGAGTTCTTCATGTTGCCAGGGATTATCTTGTGCTGTTCTGTGCTGCTTCCTTCTGCTTTTGTAGCAGGAGGCTTCCTGGAGGGGGATGCCCAGCACCGaccgcctctttccctcccaatTACTTTGTATACTTAGCAAAGACATCTACCTTTCCTTGATTACCATTTTGCCTCTCCCGATATAATACATTGCAATGTCCTAGGGACGAAAAGACTTTAggatcataaaaaaacaacaaagaaaatgctTATTTATTGACAAAAAGAAACAGTGGCACTAGGAGGAGTTTCGTAAGTCCCGCCCCTTCAAACACTCCCCGCCCTCCGCCGCCATTCGCGCATAAAAGCCTAGCCCTTAGCATTCCTTAGCTAGTTGTCGTCGAAGGCAAGACAAGCAGAAGAGCACCATGCTGACCGTACTAATTTCTTCTCTCCTCGTGGCTGTGGTCTCGGCTGACGCCATTCCCGAGTTCCTGGTCCCCGGGAAATGTGCAAATGTGGCCATCCAGGACAACTTCGACCTTCGCATGGTAAAGCTCTGTTTATTCACACTTCCTCATTCGAAACTTTGCACCTGTTCATAATTAACATGTTGAAATACAATGTGTGACCATTATGTGGATTTCCCAACAGTACTCAGGGCGGTGGTATCAGACCTCCATCATCGACAACCCTTACCAACCCTTCACTCGCTGCATCCACTCCAACTTCGAGTACTCAGTCTTGGACAACGGATTCCAAGTCACCACTGCTGGCTTTAGCCCTTCCAACGACTACCTCAGGATGATGGGCAAGATCTACCCGACCAAGGACTTCCCAGCTGCACACATGCTCGTTGACTTCCCCACTGGTAAGGCTCCGTAATCTCAACGCGTGTTTACTGCAAATGACTGTTTCAGAGTCTGGTGTAAAATATCCATACacaaatgtgcatacatatatgaatgtctatatatctgaatagatttatatatatatatatatatatatatatatatatatatatatatttatatatatatatatatgctaaggataaaacgaaaataggaagttcctaaatgtattatataaaaacgcAGTCATGACGCACTGAGTTCTGATCGgtgggcatatatgtatgtgtttgcatgtatcaGTATACATgagacacaaacatacgcacatatatatgattatgtatgtgtgtgcttatattccCTGACCTTTTGATAATCCACGATGCATCACAAACTTACACGTCCTTTTCCCACAGCTTTTGCCGCTCCTTTCCAAGTGGTCCCCCACTGACTACCACACCTACTCCTGCGTGTACTCCTGCATCGCCTTCGACAGTTACAAGGCTGAGTTTTTGGGTTCGTCTACTCCCGCACTCCGCAGACCTCCGGGCCGGCGACCGAGAAGTGCGCAGCCGTGTTCAGCGCCAACGGAGTCAACGTTTCTGCGTTCAAGCCAGTCCCCCACACGCGGAATGCGTCTACAGGGCCTGAACAAAAGTTTTTCTCTTTAGACTGTTAACTTGAATATAGGAGCGTGTTTTATAACTACGAACAGTGTAAGTAGAACATCGATTACAATGTGCAAAGATATAATAAAGAACAAACCAACGGTGTCGTCTTTCTTTAAAAGGTATAGTTACACAGGAATGATCCTAGGTGAATCCTAAATTCCATGTTCAGTAAAATATCACttaacacatgaacacacatacacacatatgtatgcatatataagtatatacatatatatttatatacacatatgtatatatatataaatatatatatatatatatatatatatatatatattatatgtgtgtgttttgtgtgtgtatgtaaaattttgtgtgtgttttgtgtgtgtgtgcgcgtgttaatataatatatatatatattttatatatctatacaaatatagacatatatatatgtgcaagtgtgtgagtatgcaggtatgtatgtctacatacatatatatatatacatacatgattatgTTAGCGTATGTATGTTGTCACAAATATACTCGTGTGCGCAATTATGTACACCAACATATAGAAacagatagttatagatagacaaaaggacaaaaacaaaatccacacatgtaaatatatttcgTCACAAGATTTCTCGGGGATTTCAACGGGAACTGTCAGCAGATCAAGGGATTTAAACACCAGTTCGCTAGTCGTTGGGACAAGTACGTTTCCAAAGCAAATGAAAGATTCTACAAAGTAATGCATGTTACTAACATGTTTTGATAATATTGTGTTCATTAGTTTGATATTTTGATGAAGATACTGTAATACATCGGGAAGCTTCAGTTATATCCCTTGCACTGGGATTATTTGggtttatattcatgtttataaagGGACGGGGATGAAATAAGCCTTGTATATTATCGAACTATATGAAAGGAAACCCAGCCACAGTATGGAGGGAAATTGAACGTAAAGTTTCG from the Penaeus monodon isolate SGIC_2016 chromosome 35, NSTDA_Pmon_1, whole genome shotgun sequence genome contains:
- the LOC119595047 gene encoding crustacyanin-C1 subunit-like, translating into MKNSLIVLALVAVVAADKIPDFVVPGKCPAVDKKALFDSQKPNYPKFAGVWYEIALTKNPYQLLQQCVRNEFSFDGTKFAAKSTGINAEGSLMRRNGQIMPMPLGEPNLSIDYEGSFMAPFVILDTDYENFACIHSCVDVSQGYFADFAFIFSRAPSMSDKQLKRCEAAFKNIGLDTSRFTKTVQGSSCPYETQQAL